In one window of Chloroflexota bacterium DNA:
- a CDS encoding glycosyltransferase family 4 protein, with protein sequence MRIVLDITPLDTGHRTRGVGTYMRGLLQGLQALNPPHEWILIAHTPSVQIARPMGARIIPLPRPRLGRLTALVTHQILMPIVLSRLDADLVHFPGISAHLSVTGVPWRVPLPFVVTVHDFTPLHMPELLHGRRVNHWWYARQRRWARRAERLICVSRATRDDAVRFLDVPATRCTVIYEGVDTRRFHPADAPRPDPPFILFVGGDFPNKNRDAALQAFARLTRETDLPHRLVLVGPNRRDDAELAARYPGLDLARVTRVPHLAPQELAARYRQADLFLFPSRHEGFGLPVLEAMASGTPVITSTAASLPEIAGDAAILVEPDDVEGLYEAMRRVLTDPELKRRLREAGLERAKRFTWTEAARQTVQVYEAIGRDAR encoded by the coding sequence CACCGAACGCGAGGGGTGGGCACCTACATGCGCGGCCTCCTCCAGGGGCTGCAGGCGCTGAATCCCCCCCATGAGTGGATCCTGATCGCGCACACGCCCTCCGTGCAGATCGCACGGCCAATGGGGGCCAGGATTATCCCACTCCCTCGCCCACGCCTGGGACGCCTCACCGCGCTGGTCACACATCAGATCCTGATGCCCATCGTCCTCTCCCGCCTGGACGCCGACCTGGTTCACTTCCCCGGGATCTCCGCCCACCTCAGCGTGACCGGCGTGCCCTGGCGGGTGCCGCTTCCCTTCGTCGTCACCGTCCACGACTTCACGCCGCTGCACATGCCCGAGCTACTGCACGGCAGGCGGGTGAACCACTGGTGGTATGCTCGACAGCGGCGCTGGGCTCGACGAGCCGAGCGGCTCATCTGCGTAAGCCGGGCCACCCGAGACGACGCGGTGCGCTTCCTGGACGTGCCCGCCACACGCTGTACCGTGATTTACGAGGGCGTGGACACGCGCCGCTTCCACCCGGCCGACGCCCCTCGCCCCGATCCCCCCTTCATCCTGTTCGTCGGGGGCGACTTCCCCAACAAGAACCGGGACGCGGCCCTCCAGGCCTTCGCGCGGCTTACCCGGGAGACCGATCTGCCCCACCGGCTGGTGCTGGTGGGGCCAAATCGACGCGACGACGCGGAGCTGGCCGCCCGGTATCCGGGCCTCGACCTGGCCCGGGTGACGCGCGTGCCGCACCTGGCTCCCCAGGAGCTGGCCGCTCGCTACCGGCAGGCCGATCTCTTCCTCTTCCCATCCCGACACGAGGGGTTCGGGCTGCCGGTGCTGGAGGCGATGGCCTCCGGGACGCCGGTGATCACCTCCACGGCCGCCAGCCTGCCGGAGATCGCCGGGGACGCCGCCATCCTCGTCGAGCCTGACGACGTCGAGGGGCTGTACGAGGCCATGCGGCGCGTGCTGACCGATCCGGAGCTGAAGCGACGCCTGCGGGAGGCCGGGCTGGAGCGAGCGAAGCGGTTCACCTGGACCGAGGCCGCGCGCCAAACCGTCCAGGTGT